From Parasphaerochaeta coccoides DSM 17374, a single genomic window includes:
- the pflA gene encoding pyruvate formate-lyase-activating protein → MNREKIYGHIHSTESFGSVDGPGVRFIVFMQGCKMRCQFCHNPDTWKMTGGTVFSSEQLLAQAERFRPYWGKDGGITISGGEPLLQIDFLLDFTRKAKERGINIVLDTCGQPFTYAQPFFHKFTELMKYVDLILLDIKHIDDDAHKVLTGHSNSAVLQMARHLSDIGKPVWIRHVLVPQRTDYDEFLIRLDSFIETLSNVEKVEVLPYHAMGCFKWETLGVTYPLTGINPPAKERIENANRLLHTHGNRETDKKIASL, encoded by the coding sequence ATGAATAGGGAAAAGATATACGGACACATACATTCTACGGAGAGTTTCGGCTCGGTGGATGGCCCAGGGGTCCGTTTCATTGTATTCATGCAGGGATGCAAGATGCGTTGCCAGTTCTGCCATAATCCTGATACATGGAAGATGACGGGCGGCACGGTTTTCTCCAGCGAGCAGCTGCTTGCCCAGGCGGAACGGTTCCGGCCTTACTGGGGTAAGGACGGGGGCATTACAATCAGCGGCGGGGAGCCGCTCCTCCAGATTGATTTCCTTCTTGATTTCACCCGCAAGGCGAAGGAGAGGGGAATCAACATTGTCCTGGATACCTGTGGCCAGCCGTTCACGTATGCACAGCCTTTCTTCCACAAGTTCACCGAGCTGATGAAGTATGTAGACCTGATTCTTCTGGATATCAAGCATATTGATGATGATGCCCATAAGGTTCTGACCGGACATTCAAATTCCGCGGTTCTCCAGATGGCACGGCATCTTTCCGACATTGGCAAACCTGTCTGGATCAGGCATGTCCTTGTTCCCCAGCGCACTGACTACGACGAGTTCCTCATCCGGCTGGACAGTTTCATTGAAACCCTCTCCAACGTTGAGAAAGTCGAGGTGCTGCCCTATCATGCCATGGGTTGCTTCAAATGGGAGACTCTTGGCGTGACGTATCCTCTCACAGGCATCAATCCTCCTGCCAAGGAACGGATAGAGAACGCAAACAGGCTTCTTCATACCCATGGCAACCGTGAGACTGACAAGAAGATTGCTTCTCTGTAA
- the pflB gene encoding formate C-acetyltransferase: MEMNQWKGFKGTKWKTGVNTRDFIQQNYTEYTGDDSFLAGPTEATDKLWGELQKLNEIQFDRNGVYDMDTDIVSTITSHKPGYLDKDLEKIVGLQTDVPLKQAFMPFGGITMANHALESNGYKPNPELTRIFSDWRKTHNQGVFDVYTAEARAARKNKIITGLPDAYGRGRIIGDYRRVALYGIDYLMAKKKADHDNVGFRTMTEDVIRLREEISMQYKALGQMKEMAASYGYDISKPAANAQEAVQWLYFGYLAAIKEQNGAAMSIGRVSAFLDIYIQRDLNNGVITESQAQELIDHLVMKLRMVKFARTPEYNSLFSGYPIWATLSIAGMGSDGRSLVTKSDFRLLHTLVNMGPSPEPNLTVLYSAKLPEGFRTFASKIAIQSSSIQFENDDLLRKNWGSDDCAIACCVSATVTGKDMQFFGARANLAKAVLYAINGGVDEVTGAQVAPPYEKITSEYISYDEFLPKFRRIMDWLAELYVNTLNVIHYMHDKYCYEAAELSLMDSNLKRTFATGIAGISHAADSLSAIKYAKVKPIRDEKGKTVDFQITGDFPRYGNDDDRADELVGEILEYFMTQIRRHHTYRDSTPTTSLLTITSNVVYGKNTGALPDGRPAGEPLAPGANPSYGAEKNGLLASLNSTAKLNYDFAQDGISNTQTINPIGLGKDEASRIANLRNVMDGYFTEGAYHLNVNVFDNDLLRDAMKNPKKYPNLTIRVSGYAVRFVDLTEEQQRDVLMRTSHCCM; this comes from the coding sequence ATGGAAATGAACCAGTGGAAAGGTTTCAAAGGTACGAAATGGAAGACAGGCGTCAATACGCGTGACTTCATCCAACAGAATTATACCGAATACACAGGTGACGATAGTTTCCTTGCCGGGCCGACCGAAGCTACCGATAAGCTCTGGGGAGAACTCCAGAAGCTCAATGAAATCCAGTTCGACCGCAATGGCGTATATGACATGGACACTGACATAGTATCCACCATTACATCACACAAGCCGGGCTATCTGGACAAAGACCTGGAGAAGATTGTCGGCTTGCAGACTGACGTGCCTCTCAAGCAGGCGTTCATGCCCTTCGGCGGCATCACCATGGCCAATCACGCGCTTGAGAGCAATGGCTATAAGCCCAATCCTGAATTGACCCGTATTTTCAGCGACTGGCGCAAGACCCATAACCAAGGTGTCTTTGACGTGTACACCGCCGAAGCCCGCGCCGCTCGCAAGAACAAGATTATCACCGGTCTGCCTGACGCTTATGGCCGTGGCCGCATCATTGGCGATTACCGCCGTGTCGCCCTGTATGGCATTGACTATCTCATGGCAAAGAAGAAGGCTGACCATGATAACGTTGGCTTCCGCACCATGACTGAAGATGTAATCCGTCTGCGTGAGGAAATCTCCATGCAGTACAAGGCTCTGGGGCAGATGAAGGAAATGGCCGCTTCTTACGGTTATGACATCTCCAAACCCGCCGCCAATGCCCAGGAAGCTGTCCAGTGGCTCTATTTTGGCTATCTGGCCGCCATCAAGGAACAGAACGGCGCCGCCATGAGCATTGGCCGTGTCTCCGCCTTCCTGGATATCTACATCCAGAGGGATCTGAACAACGGCGTCATCACTGAAAGCCAGGCGCAGGAGCTGATCGACCACTTGGTCATGAAGCTGCGCATGGTCAAGTTCGCGCGTACCCCTGAGTACAACTCCCTGTTCTCCGGATATCCCATCTGGGCGACTCTCTCCATTGCCGGTATGGGTTCTGACGGGCGTTCCCTTGTCACCAAGAGCGACTTCCGTCTGCTGCACACGCTGGTCAACATGGGGCCGTCCCCTGAGCCGAACCTCACTGTCCTGTATTCCGCCAAACTGCCGGAAGGTTTCAGGACTTTTGCCAGCAAGATTGCCATTCAAAGTTCCTCAATCCAGTTTGAGAACGATGATCTTCTCAGGAAGAACTGGGGTTCCGATGATTGCGCCATAGCCTGCTGTGTATCCGCGACCGTGACCGGTAAGGACATGCAGTTCTTCGGCGCCCGTGCCAACCTTGCCAAGGCGGTTCTCTACGCCATCAACGGCGGTGTGGACGAGGTGACCGGAGCGCAGGTCGCTCCTCCGTATGAGAAGATAACTTCCGAATATATCTCTTATGATGAGTTTCTGCCCAAGTTCAGGAGAATCATGGACTGGCTTGCCGAGCTGTATGTCAACACGCTCAATGTAATCCACTACATGCACGACAAGTACTGCTATGAGGCGGCTGAGCTGTCTTTGATGGATTCCAACCTCAAGCGTACCTTTGCCACCGGCATAGCAGGTATCTCCCACGCCGCCGACAGCTTGTCCGCCATCAAGTATGCCAAGGTCAAGCCCATCCGTGATGAGAAGGGCAAGACGGTTGATTTCCAGATTACCGGAGACTTCCCCCGCTATGGCAATGATGATGACCGTGCTGACGAGCTGGTCGGGGAAATCCTTGAGTACTTCATGACGCAGATTCGCCGCCACCACACGTACCGGGATTCCACGCCTACCACGAGCCTCCTGACAATCACCAGCAATGTCGTATACGGCAAGAACACTGGTGCGTTGCCTGACGGAAGGCCAGCGGGTGAGCCTCTGGCTCCTGGCGCCAACCCAAGTTATGGGGCGGAGAAGAACGGACTGCTTGCCAGCCTGAACTCGACGGCCAAGCTCAACTATGACTTTGCCCAGGATGGTATCTCCAATACCCAGACCATCAATCCGATCGGCTTGGGGAAGGATGAGGCGTCACGCATTGCCAACCTGCGGAATGTCATGGACGGATACTTCACGGAAGGTGCTTATCATCTGAATGTGAATGTCTTTGACAATGACTTGCTGCGGGATGCTATGAAGAACCCGAAGAAGTACCCGAACCTGACCATCCGTGTTTCCGGTTACGCCGTGCGTTTTGTTGATTTGACCGAGGAACAGCAGAGAGACGTTCTGATGAGGACTTCCCACTGCTGCATGTAA
- the asnA gene encoding aspartate--ammonia ligase, producing MSHHFPRNYRPRLDQNQTEKAIKFIKDTFERELSGELRLSRVTSPLFVPKGSGINDDLNGVERPVSFGIGKMNDMQMEIVQSLAKWKRMALAEHAYLPGTGLYTDMNAIRPDDDIDAIHSIYVDQWDWEAVMEPGSRNLAFLKQTVTKIFQSFKRTEFLIREQFPVCAKVLPEEITFIHAEEAQALYPGLTPPEREKALAQKYGCIFIIGIGCALPDGIPHGGRAPDYDDWSSPTGGECYGLNGDIIVWDAVREDSLELSSMGIRVDQETLRRQLVIRGCPERENLYWHKRLLAGEFPQTVGGGIGQSRLCMFFLNKAHIGEVQSSVWPQEVHDEARNHGVFLL from the coding sequence ATGTCACACCATTTCCCACGGAACTATCGTCCCCGTCTGGATCAGAACCAGACGGAAAAAGCCATCAAGTTCATCAAAGACACATTTGAACGGGAACTCTCCGGCGAACTCCGCCTTTCCCGCGTGACCAGTCCCCTGTTTGTTCCCAAGGGATCAGGAATCAATGATGACCTCAACGGAGTGGAAAGACCGGTCAGTTTTGGAATCGGCAAGATGAATGATATGCAGATGGAGATTGTCCAGTCCCTGGCAAAGTGGAAACGCATGGCATTGGCGGAACACGCTTACCTTCCGGGCACCGGGTTGTACACTGATATGAACGCCATCAGGCCGGACGACGACATTGACGCCATCCATTCAATCTATGTAGACCAATGGGACTGGGAAGCCGTGATGGAACCGGGAAGCCGGAACCTTGCTTTCCTCAAGCAAACCGTGACAAAGATATTCCAAAGTTTCAAGAGAACTGAATTTCTCATACGGGAGCAATTTCCTGTCTGCGCAAAGGTTCTTCCGGAAGAAATCACCTTCATCCATGCAGAAGAAGCCCAAGCGCTCTACCCCGGCCTGACGCCTCCTGAACGCGAGAAAGCCTTGGCGCAAAAATACGGCTGCATCTTCATCATTGGCATCGGCTGCGCCTTGCCTGACGGCATACCTCATGGCGGAAGGGCTCCTGACTATGATGACTGGTCATCTCCGACGGGCGGCGAATGTTACGGCCTCAACGGTGACATCATTGTCTGGGATGCCGTCAGGGAAGATTCCCTTGAGTTGAGTTCAATGGGCATCAGGGTGGATCAGGAGACCTTGCGCAGGCAATTGGTCATCAGAGGATGTCCGGAAAGGGAAAATCTGTACTGGCACAAGAGACTGCTTGCCGGAGAATTTCCCCAGACTGTCGGAGGCGGAATTGGACAAAGCCGCCTGTGCATGTTCTTCCTGAACAAAGCCCATATTGGAGAAGTACAGTCATCAGTCTGGCCGCAGGAAGTTCATGATGAAGCCCGGAACCATGGCGTGTTTCTTTTGTAA
- a CDS encoding NAD(P)/FAD-dependent oxidoreductase, which produces MYDVIIAGAGAAGLFLAASLPSSLSVLVMDKNPVPGRKIMITGGGMCNLSNTDAPEDFLKHFGSRQQANFLKPALRSFPPHAAWDWFRSHGLELFFRDDGKVYPASFKAQSVVDVLMKTALAQGVEFAFSCTARKVLRHDGFFTVVTDTGEKQTRTIVLATGGMSYPRTGSDGSGYLLAKSLGHSIVPPSPALTSLIVENYGFTAAAGTSVQDASIRVFHAGENKAWFKAQGDVLFTHDGLSGPAILTMSRWCHHGDIVRISLIGNLSREEACTMLMDTFGQSPHRQVSTVLKEAGLTSTLVSLVMTMSGAAPSLRCADMNREMRSRLIQAVTDASFPIEGRKGFSSAMVTSGGIRLDDVDRSSMESRLVPGVFFVGEILDIDGDTGGYNMQAAFSMARLCACSLVERHVTGS; this is translated from the coding sequence ATGTATGATGTCATCATAGCGGGGGCAGGAGCCGCGGGACTTTTTCTGGCCGCATCCCTTCCCTCATCACTCTCGGTTCTCGTCATGGACAAGAACCCCGTCCCTGGGCGAAAAATCATGATTACCGGGGGAGGGATGTGCAATCTTTCCAACACCGACGCGCCGGAAGATTTTCTCAAGCATTTTGGAAGCAGACAGCAGGCTAACTTCCTCAAGCCAGCCCTTCGCTCCTTTCCTCCCCACGCCGCGTGGGACTGGTTCCGTTCCCATGGCCTGGAACTTTTCTTCCGTGATGACGGGAAGGTATATCCGGCGTCGTTCAAGGCGCAGTCAGTAGTGGATGTCCTGATGAAAACGGCTTTGGCACAGGGAGTGGAATTTGCTTTCTCATGCACTGCCAGAAAAGTACTCCGCCATGACGGGTTTTTCACCGTGGTGACGGACACAGGAGAAAAACAGACGCGCACTATTGTCCTTGCCACTGGCGGCATGAGCTATCCCCGCACGGGTTCCGATGGTTCGGGTTATCTCCTTGCCAAAAGCCTGGGACACAGCATAGTCCCGCCATCGCCCGCTCTGACTTCCCTGATCGTGGAAAATTACGGCTTCACCGCCGCTGCCGGAACATCCGTCCAGGACGCCTCAATCAGAGTTTTTCATGCAGGTGAAAACAAAGCATGGTTCAAGGCGCAAGGTGATGTTCTTTTCACACATGATGGCCTCTCCGGTCCCGCAATCCTCACTATGTCCCGTTGGTGCCATCATGGAGACATTGTACGCATATCCCTCATAGGAAATCTTTCCAGGGAAGAAGCCTGTACAATGCTCATGGATACCTTCGGGCAGTCTCCTCACAGACAGGTCTCCACCGTCTTGAAAGAAGCCGGACTGACATCTACCCTCGTATCCCTCGTCATGACCATGAGTGGAGCCGCCCCCTCTCTCCGATGCGCGGACATGAACCGGGAAATGCGCTCCCGCCTTATCCAGGCAGTGACAGACGCTTCGTTCCCCATAGAAGGCCGCAAGGGGTTTTCCTCTGCCATGGTGACAAGCGGGGGCATACGGCTGGATGATGTTGACCGTTCCAGCATGGAATCACGTCTGGTGCCAGGAGTTTTTTTTGTCGGTGAAATCCTTGATATTGATGGGGATACCGGCGGATACAACATGCAGGCCGCCTTCTCCATGGCACGGCTGTGCGCTTGTTCCCTGGTTGAGCGACATGTCACAGGCTCATGA
- a CDS encoding NADPH-dependent FMN reductase — MSKIKVGIVIGSLRKDSFSGKIANVLAKFFPQDYEVSRIDISNLPVFDQDYDDTGTVPASWERLRKDVAAQDAFLFVTPEHNRSFPAALKNVLDIASRPWGKNLWDGKPTAIVSVTPGRLGAFGANHHLRQVLAFLNMQTLQQPEAYVGDVAGMFDDKGAFIDAKTEKLLQRFVLTFTGLIGKIRT, encoded by the coding sequence ATGAGCAAGATAAAAGTCGGGATTGTCATAGGTAGTCTCCGCAAGGATTCATTCAGCGGCAAGATTGCCAATGTGCTGGCAAAGTTTTTTCCCCAGGATTATGAAGTAAGCCGCATTGATATCTCCAATCTTCCAGTCTTTGACCAAGATTACGATGATACGGGCACGGTTCCGGCGTCATGGGAAAGATTGCGCAAGGATGTCGCCGCACAAGATGCTTTTCTGTTCGTTACTCCGGAACACAACCGCTCCTTCCCCGCCGCCCTGAAAAACGTGCTGGACATAGCTTCCCGTCCGTGGGGCAAGAACCTCTGGGATGGCAAGCCGACAGCTATTGTCAGCGTCACTCCCGGACGCCTCGGAGCTTTCGGCGCCAATCATCATCTCCGCCAGGTTCTTGCTTTTCTTAATATGCAGACCTTGCAACAACCGGAGGCGTATGTCGGTGATGTCGCTGGTATGTTTGATGATAAGGGAGCTTTCATTGATGCTAAAACAGAAAAGCTCCTCCAAAGGTTCGTTCTCACTTTCACCGGACTCATCGGGAAAATCAGGACGTAA
- a CDS encoding fimbrillin family protein, which translates to MRKSPIAMLALVVLALVLSSCIQDLRPPVAQKEGIAFSARAAGDSDSSWEWEEGDEIGLYMVSTGTDVNPANILNGVVNYPYTYDSLTGKFWGDAFFPADGTEVGLFAYYPYRNTPILNGGSAYIYKVDVREQEDPYEDDLIFARVDGVGKDVPVDVDLTFQHKLSKLTLAISAGEGLETSDLAGLSVVYQSMPTMAEINFEDGSISNRQTDAAGGKVPVNAAGTAGAAIIVPHDGVTYPNRKMVFTLTSTGKTYTWNIPDTKVFEAGYHSTYSVKLTGWGIDVNPVGVAAWTDGGNGSFKQENIPDYTGTGTQTDPYMIYTARGLKGVLETHGSTAGSYYELARDIELGEYLAANSLTWPAINFMGKFDGKGHVVNGLRITSSSVNVGFFASMAISASVYNLGLTNVVVKGTDTGFSEVGGLVGVNEGTIEDCFVSGYVESLAATGYTGGLVGLNFHGTIMRSASYATVEGGAYAGGLVGFHEVGYIEDSEVIAESVRSIRFAGGLAGTIVDQSMITGSHAIVRSVSSGSAWGDSSAGGLVGATDLSEITNSYAVVDYVSASLAGGFVGHTEQTNISFPSDRVDTIVGTVEGKRYAGGFVGKADDSTIEDASVVFGRVIATGYLSGDTSTGSAGGFAGYLNGSGSNTLRGSARGRNASSTVEGWKNAGGFVGFMDSGAVVGNSSVDMSGGTVTLASGTDASKTYVGGFVGTIMDGGQVDKSSVHVSGEIKGTGMVGGFVAYMSGSNIEITDSRVEVGNITGGDFTGGFVGGMSNSDSATGRLIARSATIIQGDITYNGSGSIGVVGGFAGYLGRADIKESSVHVNGKIAGGPSTGGFVGGHSSGGVYDSYARVGTVSSGSYDNAGGYAGQLGDVALLSNVYVVVNAVVGNSQIGGFIGFVSNNFNNVKSIVAIITQEIKTTQAINAWIGLFAGYKGSPPPSNTTYKRYVSDDSSGGPPVLVAISPYVVSIVDSTIVAKKPNTTFQNSDFWSSDANWTGAVWDLAIWKFDAADGYPTLINAPAP; encoded by the coding sequence ATGAGGAAGTCCCCTATAGCAATGCTGGCTCTTGTTGTCCTCGCATTAGTGCTGTCCTCCTGCATCCAGGATCTGCGTCCGCCGGTCGCTCAGAAGGAAGGCATAGCCTTCTCCGCTCGTGCGGCGGGGGATTCTGACAGCTCATGGGAGTGGGAAGAGGGAGATGAGATAGGGCTGTACATGGTCTCCACAGGTACCGACGTGAACCCTGCCAACATCCTCAACGGCGTGGTGAACTACCCCTACACATATGATTCCTTGACGGGGAAGTTCTGGGGGGACGCCTTCTTTCCGGCAGACGGCACCGAGGTGGGTTTGTTTGCCTATTATCCCTACCGAAATACCCCAATCCTGAACGGAGGGTCCGCATACATCTACAAGGTGGACGTGAGGGAACAAGAGGATCCGTATGAAGATGATTTGATCTTCGCGCGTGTGGACGGGGTGGGCAAGGACGTGCCCGTAGACGTTGATCTCACCTTCCAGCACAAGCTTTCCAAGCTGACGCTGGCGATTAGTGCGGGAGAAGGGCTGGAAACGAGCGACCTTGCGGGGTTGAGCGTGGTTTACCAGAGCATGCCTACCATGGCTGAGATTAATTTTGAAGACGGGAGCATAAGCAACAGGCAGACGGATGCGGCAGGAGGAAAAGTGCCGGTGAACGCGGCGGGGACGGCAGGAGCGGCGATCATCGTGCCGCATGACGGAGTCACCTATCCAAATAGGAAAATGGTCTTCACGCTCACCAGCACGGGAAAGACATATACGTGGAACATCCCGGACACTAAGGTTTTCGAGGCGGGGTACCACAGCACCTACAGCGTGAAGCTCACGGGGTGGGGCATTGATGTAAATCCGGTGGGCGTGGCGGCGTGGACGGACGGGGGGAACGGCTCGTTCAAACAGGAGAACATCCCGGACTACACCGGCACAGGTACGCAGACAGACCCCTACATGATATATACCGCCCGTGGGTTGAAGGGAGTGCTGGAGACTCACGGCAGTACGGCCGGCAGTTACTACGAGCTAGCCCGTGACATAGAGCTGGGCGAGTACTTGGCTGCAAATTCCCTGACATGGCCGGCTATAAATTTCATGGGGAAGTTTGATGGGAAAGGGCATGTGGTCAACGGGCTGCGGATTACGTCTTCATCAGTAAATGTAGGTTTCTTTGCGTCGATGGCCATTAGCGCAAGCGTGTATAACCTTGGCCTGACGAACGTGGTGGTCAAGGGAACTGATACAGGTTTCAGTGAAGTTGGCGGCTTGGTGGGTGTGAATGAGGGGACGATAGAGGATTGCTTCGTGAGCGGGTATGTGGAGAGTCTTGCGGCTACAGGTTACACGGGAGGGCTGGTCGGATTAAATTTTCACGGCACCATCATGCGATCCGCGAGCTATGCGACGGTCGAGGGGGGAGCCTATGCAGGCGGCCTTGTCGGCTTCCATGAGGTAGGGTATATAGAGGACAGCGAGGTCATCGCCGAGAGCGTTCGTAGCATAAGGTTCGCCGGGGGCTTGGCGGGTACAATAGTGGATCAGAGCATGATAACAGGCAGCCATGCCATCGTCAGGAGCGTGAGCAGTGGTAGCGCGTGGGGGGACAGTTCTGCCGGAGGACTTGTAGGAGCAACCGACCTCTCGGAAATAACGAACAGCTATGCCGTGGTTGATTACGTGAGTGCCTCACTGGCCGGAGGGTTCGTAGGACACACTGAACAGACGAACATCTCTTTCCCGTCTGATCGTGTCGATACCATCGTAGGAACGGTGGAAGGCAAGCGGTATGCCGGAGGGTTTGTCGGCAAGGCTGACGACAGCACCATCGAAGATGCATCGGTGGTCTTCGGTCGGGTGATTGCCACCGGATATCTCAGCGGTGATACAAGCACTGGTTCGGCAGGAGGTTTTGCCGGATATCTCAACGGAAGTGGTAGCAACACACTCAGGGGCAGTGCCAGGGGAAGGAACGCTTCTTCCACGGTGGAAGGGTGGAAGAACGCCGGAGGCTTCGTGGGATTCATGGACAGCGGGGCGGTCGTCGGGAACAGTTCCGTGGACATGAGCGGAGGGACGGTCACGCTCGCCAGTGGCACTGATGCTTCTAAAACCTATGTCGGTGGGTTTGTAGGAACAATCATGGATGGCGGACAGGTTGACAAAAGCAGCGTCCATGTCAGTGGGGAGATCAAGGGAACAGGAATGGTCGGCGGTTTTGTCGCATACATGAGCGGAAGCAATATTGAAATCACTGACAGCCGTGTGGAAGTCGGGAACATTACTGGGGGAGACTTCACTGGCGGTTTCGTAGGAGGCATGAGCAATTCGGATAGTGCGACAGGGAGGCTGATAGCCAGGAGTGCGACGATTATCCAGGGCGACATCACATACAATGGGAGTGGGAGCATAGGGGTTGTCGGCGGGTTCGCCGGGTACTTGGGTCGCGCGGACATCAAGGAGAGTTCCGTCCATGTGAACGGAAAGATTGCCGGGGGGCCTTCGACAGGAGGTTTCGTCGGGGGACATTCCAGCGGAGGCGTATATGACTCTTACGCCCGTGTGGGAACTGTCAGCAGCGGCAGCTACGACAATGCCGGGGGGTATGCCGGGCAACTGGGAGATGTGGCATTGCTCAGTAACGTGTATGTGGTTGTTAACGCTGTGGTAGGAAATTCCCAGATTGGAGGGTTCATCGGTTTCGTATCCAATAACTTTAATAACGTAAAAAGCATCGTGGCGATAATCACGCAGGAAATTAAGACAACACAGGCCATAAACGCATGGATTGGTTTATTCGCTGGCTATAAGGGGTCTCCCCCTCCCTCCAACACCACATACAAACGGTATGTCTCAGATGATTCTTCCGGAGGGCCTCCAGTCTTAGTGGCAATTTCTCCTTATGTTGTCTCTATTGTGGATAGCACTATAGTGGCAAAAAAGCCAAACACGACATTCCAAAATTCGGACTTCTGGTCCTCTGACGCTAACTGGACGGGCGCGGTATGGGATCTTGCAATCTGGAAGTTTGATGCCGCTGACGGTTATCCCACGTTGATTAATGCTCCTGCTCCGTGA
- a CDS encoding Ldh family oxidoreductase — protein MDTKKSYADAYKDCAWVDFASLEAFMEDALVHSGIPQADAKVIGNVLIESDKRGIDSHGIGRLKPIYIDRIDEGIMNPVTTIDVIKDEKTAAVLDANNGMGHVAGVKAMQMAIDKAKEYGMGMVVVRNSNHYGIAGYFVTMATEEGMIGVTGTNARPSIAPTFGVENMLGTNPLTWGLPTDEEFPFVLDCATSVSQRGKIEVYGRAGKELPPGWVIGEDGSTRTDTAQVLKDLTTGHAALTPLGGIGEQGGGYKGYGYATVVEILSAALADGAWMKQLNGTDDKGNHIPYPLGHFFIAIDPAFFMGREVFKKIAGTICRELRDSRKAPGNDRIYTAGEKEWEAWQYRKEHGCPVPPSLQKTMITLRDRFKLDYHWDFEKN, from the coding sequence ATGGATACGAAAAAAAGTTACGCTGATGCTTACAAAGATTGCGCATGGGTAGATTTTGCTTCCCTGGAAGCCTTCATGGAAGATGCCCTGGTTCATTCCGGGATTCCACAGGCGGATGCAAAGGTCATTGGGAACGTCCTGATTGAATCAGACAAGAGAGGCATTGACTCCCACGGAATCGGGAGATTGAAACCCATCTATATTGACCGTATCGATGAAGGTATCATGAATCCTGTCACTACGATTGATGTCATCAAGGATGAGAAGACGGCCGCGGTGCTGGACGCCAATAATGGCATGGGGCATGTGGCGGGCGTGAAGGCCATGCAGATGGCCATTGACAAGGCCAAGGAATATGGAATGGGTATGGTCGTGGTACGCAATTCCAACCACTATGGCATTGCCGGATACTTTGTCACTATGGCGACGGAGGAAGGCATGATTGGTGTGACGGGGACCAATGCCCGTCCTTCCATTGCGCCTACTTTCGGAGTGGAGAACATGCTGGGGACGAACCCCCTCACATGGGGACTGCCTACTGACGAGGAATTTCCCTTTGTCCTGGATTGCGCGACAAGCGTATCACAGCGGGGCAAGATTGAAGTATATGGACGTGCCGGCAAGGAGCTTCCTCCCGGATGGGTTATTGGCGAAGATGGTTCCACCCGCACGGACACGGCTCAAGTTCTCAAGGATTTGACCACCGGTCATGCCGCATTGACTCCGCTGGGAGGCATCGGAGAGCAAGGTGGTGGCTATAAAGGCTATGGATATGCCACTGTCGTTGAAATCTTGTCTGCTGCCTTGGCGGACGGGGCATGGATGAAGCAACTCAACGGTACTGATGATAAGGGCAATCATATCCCGTATCCCCTGGGGCATTTTTTCATTGCCATCGACCCTGCGTTCTTCATGGGCAGGGAGGTCTTCAAGAAGATTGCCGGGACTATCTGTCGTGAACTTCGTGATTCACGGAAGGCTCCGGGAAATGACCGCATCTATACCGCGGGGGAGAAGGAATGGGAGGCATGGCAGTACCGCAAGGAGCATGGTTGTCCGGTTCCTCCCAGCCTCCAGAAGACAATGATTACTTTGCGTGATCGTTTCAAGCTGGATTATCATTGGGATTTTGAGAAGAACTGA
- a CDS encoding DeoR/GlpR family DNA-binding transcription regulator, which yields MSKPSKTVQQTPLVPAGRRKVIMGILREKGVVRVTELSEVLGVAEMTIRRDLALLEEQGSLERTHGGAVTADKKTNEPHYYSMFWEQKMKVHSKEKREIASYATSLIRKADTLFVNSGTTTMEFLKMLDIDLVKVISNNPLAPIVSLSEKITVISTGGELRRESFSFVGESAIDMVSSVFASKAVIGGDGVSVRFGVTSPSQSEAGLTRQMVRNSQGKVILLADSSKIGKVSNFLVAPIEDIDILVTDSGISESDRAEFEQKGVTVIVVSGG from the coding sequence ATGAGCAAACCTTCGAAGACCGTGCAACAGACTCCCCTCGTACCTGCCGGAAGACGGAAGGTCATCATGGGGATATTGAGGGAAAAAGGCGTGGTGCGCGTCACCGAGCTGAGTGAAGTCCTTGGCGTGGCGGAAATGACAATCCGTCGGGATCTTGCTCTGCTGGAAGAACAGGGAAGTCTGGAAAGAACCCATGGCGGCGCGGTCACAGCGGACAAGAAAACCAACGAGCCTCACTATTACTCCATGTTCTGGGAACAGAAGATGAAAGTCCACAGCAAGGAGAAGCGTGAGATTGCCTCATACGCGACAAGCCTGATACGCAAGGCTGATACTCTTTTCGTCAATTCCGGCACTACGACGATGGAATTTCTTAAGATGCTGGACATTGATTTGGTAAAGGTCATATCGAACAATCCTCTTGCGCCCATAGTCTCACTGTCCGAGAAGATTACCGTCATCTCCACAGGAGGGGAACTGCGGCGTGAATCGTTCTCCTTTGTAGGAGAAAGCGCGATTGACATGGTAAGTTCAGTCTTTGCGTCCAAGGCTGTCATTGGCGGGGACGGGGTGAGCGTCCGGTTCGGAGTGACGTCTCCCAGCCAATCAGAAGCTGGCTTGACCAGACAGATGGTCAGGAACTCCCAAGGGAAAGTCATTCTTCTCGCTGACAGCAGCAAGATAGGGAAAGTGTCGAATTTCCTTGTCGCGCCCATTGAGGACATAGATATTCTTGTCACTGACAGTGGCATATCAGAGTCCGACCGGGCGGAGTTTGAGCAGAAGGGCGTGACTGTCATTGTTGTTTCTGGCGGCTGA